From Streptomyces sp. NBC_01460, a single genomic window includes:
- a CDS encoding DedA family protein: MIDEVLRQLPTESTQQAAGYPTLFLLVALGSLVPVVPTGALVSTAAVVTLHQSSPFALLVVFAVASGAAFLGDICLYWLGQRGVRSRNGSKWLEALTRRAAPERLAQAQRKLDEHDTMVLVLSRLVPAGRIPVMLACLLGTMPLRQFARGDVAACLAWAATYQLIGILGGSLFPEPWEGVLVAILLTLLISGTPALWRRLRARMAG, from the coding sequence GTGATCGACGAAGTGCTGCGGCAGTTGCCGACGGAGTCGACGCAGCAGGCCGCGGGCTATCCGACATTGTTCCTGCTGGTGGCCCTGGGGTCGCTGGTGCCGGTGGTGCCGACGGGGGCGTTGGTGAGCACGGCGGCCGTGGTGACGTTGCACCAGTCGTCACCGTTCGCCCTGCTCGTGGTGTTCGCCGTGGCGTCGGGCGCGGCGTTCCTCGGGGACATATGCCTGTACTGGCTGGGGCAGCGCGGGGTGCGGTCCAGGAACGGTTCGAAGTGGCTGGAGGCCCTCACCCGCAGGGCCGCTCCGGAGCGGCTCGCCCAGGCGCAGCGGAAGCTGGACGAGCACGACACGATGGTGCTGGTGCTGTCGCGGCTGGTGCCGGCCGGGCGCATCCCGGTGATGCTGGCCTGTCTGCTCGGCACGATGCCACTGCGGCAGTTCGCCCGTGGTGATGTGGCCGCGTGTCTGGCCTGGGCGGCGACGTATCAGCTGATCGGGATCCTGGGCGGTTCGCTGTTTCCCGAACCGTGGGAGGGCGTGCTCGTCGCGATCCTGCTGACGCTGCTGATCAGCGGGACCCCGGCGCTCTGGCGGCGGCTCCGGGCGCGCATGGCCGGCTGA
- a CDS encoding MBL fold metallo-hydrolase: MEVTWWGHATCTIEDTGVRVLTDPLFARRFAHLRRRRGEVPPPEAAVADAVLISHLHSDHLHLPSLARLAPGSLVIVPRGAVRAVPGLRVLRRLRGLRISEVGPGDAVRVGEVLVRAVPALHDGRRLPVGPHRVPALGYVVEGEARTYFAGDTGLFDDMAEAVGPVDVALLPVGGWGPNLGHHHLDATRAAQVLTLLEPRSAVPVHYGTYWPIGMDGIRPHEFHAPGDEFVRQAARVAPDVAVHRLGHGEHVRPEARR; this comes from the coding sequence GTGGAGGTCACCTGGTGGGGTCATGCCACCTGCACCATCGAGGACACCGGGGTCCGGGTGCTGACCGACCCCCTGTTCGCGCGGCGCTTCGCGCACCTGCGCCGGCGCCGGGGCGAGGTCCCGCCGCCTGAGGCCGCGGTCGCCGACGCGGTGCTGATCTCGCACCTCCACTCCGACCATCTGCATCTTCCCTCCCTGGCCCGCCTCGCTCCCGGGAGCCTGGTGATCGTGCCCCGGGGCGCGGTGCGCGCCGTCCCCGGCCTGCGGGTGCTGCGACGGCTGCGCGGTCTGCGGATCTCCGAGGTGGGTCCCGGTGACGCGGTGCGGGTCGGTGAGGTCCTGGTCCGCGCGGTCCCGGCCCTGCACGACGGGCGTCGCCTGCCGGTCGGCCCGCACCGGGTGCCCGCTCTCGGATACGTCGTGGAGGGCGAGGCCCGCACCTACTTCGCCGGGGACACCGGGCTCTTCGACGACATGGCCGAGGCCGTGGGTCCGGTGGACGTGGCGCTGTTGCCGGTCGGCGGCTGGGGCCCCAACCTGGGCCACCACCATCTGGACGCGACGCGTGCCGCGCAGGTGCTGACGCTTCTGGAGCCGCGGTCCGCGGTGCCGGTGCACTACGGCACGTACTGGCCGATCGGGATGGACGGGATCCGGCCGCACGAGTTCCACGCGCCGGGCGACGAGTTCGTGAGGCAGGCGGCGCGGGTGGCACCGGACGTGGCGGTCCACCGGCTGGGCCACGGCGAGCATGTGAGACCGGAGGCCCGTAGGTGA
- a CDS encoding phage holin family protein gives MSDGRWRRAGGTLIRVVSVWGVSTLTLLALAGILPDFRLQADDGDTVTRTAFTAAWAAGAFGLLSALVWPVLVRALLIVPALVLGALVFFLNGSLLLIALRLIPDGRGDAAPETAVVVAAVMSAVASAVSTALAVRDDDAYRRRLSRLADRRRRRSGVPHSADGGRAGPPGIVFVQLDGVGHDVLEQAAADGLMPTVAGLLADEAGHRLTPWTTDWSSQTGASQLGILHGTNFDVPAFRWFEKESGTVMVSSRPASALELQRRAIARTHDGGLLTVDGASRGNLFSGGADQLALVLSMAARLGKGRRSRSGYFAYFSDPANAVRTALSFVAEVGREIGQSVRARVRKESPRVKRGGLYPFIRAFATVVERDVVVAAVIGDMFAGRTAVYADLVAYDEVAHHSGPHSRDAEKVLARLDRSLGLILKIADHTPRAYRIVLLSDHGQSPGETFAGRYGLTLKDLVRAGCGLPVPRRAQRTRSASEARDAVRIALHRPVAGEHEQEHPKSSDPVVLASGNLGLLSFPDMEGRASREQLDRRHPALLSTLAAHPGIGFLLVRSEKHGSVVLGGGGAEIPVAELTDGEGPLAVFGAGAADAVRRTDGFPHVADVMVNSAYDPGTGRVHAFEEQIGSHGGLGGEQSRPFLLWPRTLTDPLDAMAADAPRGASPADPAGVPRTGPVGAEAVHRVLARWLRELSGPQVPLGQEAFTGAAPPDEPFPDASSPIEPAGQPVRSGGPAGSGAPAGAVAPLPAVPDPDDAGLPGTRG, from the coding sequence GTGAGTGACGGGCGATGGCGCAGGGCGGGGGGAACCCTCATACGCGTGGTCTCGGTGTGGGGTGTCTCCACCCTCACCCTGCTCGCCCTCGCGGGGATCCTGCCCGACTTCCGGCTCCAGGCCGACGACGGCGACACCGTCACGAGGACCGCCTTCACCGCGGCCTGGGCAGCGGGCGCCTTCGGCCTGCTCTCCGCCCTGGTCTGGCCCGTGCTCGTCCGGGCCCTGCTCATCGTGCCCGCCCTGGTACTGGGCGCCCTGGTCTTCTTCCTCAACGGCTCGCTGCTGCTCATCGCCCTGCGGCTCATCCCGGACGGCCGCGGCGACGCCGCCCCGGAGACCGCCGTCGTCGTGGCGGCCGTGATGTCCGCCGTCGCCTCCGCCGTCTCCACCGCCCTCGCGGTGCGTGACGACGACGCCTACCGGCGCAGGCTCTCCCGGCTCGCCGACCGGCGCCGCAGACGCAGCGGCGTCCCGCACAGCGCGGACGGCGGACGGGCCGGACCGCCCGGCATCGTGTTCGTCCAGCTCGACGGCGTCGGCCACGACGTCCTGGAACAGGCGGCGGCCGACGGGCTCATGCCGACCGTGGCCGGCCTGCTCGCCGACGAGGCGGGCCACCGGCTCACCCCGTGGACCACCGACTGGTCCAGCCAGACGGGCGCCAGCCAGCTCGGCATCCTGCACGGCACCAACTTCGACGTGCCCGCGTTCCGCTGGTTCGAGAAGGAGAGCGGCACCGTCATGGTCTCCAGCAGACCGGCGAGCGCCCTCGAACTGCAGCGCAGGGCCATCGCCCGCACCCATGACGGCGGCCTGCTCACCGTCGACGGCGCGAGCCGGGGCAACCTCTTCAGCGGCGGCGCGGACCAGCTCGCCCTGGTCCTGTCGATGGCGGCCCGGCTGGGCAAGGGGCGCCGCTCGCGCTCCGGCTACTTCGCCTACTTCTCCGACCCCGCCAACGCCGTCCGCACGGCCCTGTCCTTCGTCGCCGAGGTGGGCCGCGAGATCGGCCAGTCGGTCCGGGCACGGGTGCGGAAGGAGTCCCCCCGGGTGAAGCGCGGGGGGCTCTACCCCTTCATCAGGGCCTTCGCCACCGTCGTGGAACGCGACGTGGTGGTCGCGGCGGTGATCGGTGACATGTTCGCGGGGCGCACCGCCGTCTACGCCGACCTGGTCGCCTACGACGAGGTGGCCCACCACTCCGGGCCGCACAGCAGGGACGCGGAGAAGGTCCTCGCACGTCTCGACCGTTCGCTGGGCCTCATCCTGAAGATCGCCGACCACACCCCGCGCGCCTACCGGATCGTGCTGCTGTCCGACCACGGCCAGAGCCCCGGGGAGACCTTCGCGGGGCGGTACGGCCTCACGCTCAAGGACCTCGTACGGGCCGGCTGCGGACTGCCCGTGCCCCGCAGGGCCCAGCGCACCCGCAGCGCCTCGGAGGCCCGCGACGCCGTGCGCATCGCTCTGCACCGGCCGGTCGCCGGGGAGCACGAGCAGGAACACCCCAAGTCCTCCGACCCGGTCGTGCTCGCCTCCGGGAACCTGGGGCTGCTGTCGTTCCCGGACATGGAGGGGCGTGCCTCGCGCGAACAGCTCGACCGTCGCCACCCCGCCCTGCTCAGCACGCTGGCCGCCCATCCGGGGATCGGCTTCCTGCTCGTACGGAGCGAGAAGCACGGCTCGGTCGTGCTCGGCGGGGGCGGGGCGGAGATCCCGGTGGCCGAGCTGACGGACGGCGAGGGGCCGTTGGCCGTCTTCGGGGCCGGCGCGGCGGACGCGGTCCGCCGGACGGACGGATTCCCGCACGTCGCGGACGTCATGGTCAACTCGGCGTACGACCCCGGGACCGGCCGGGTGCACGCCTTCGAGGAACAGATCGGCTCGCACGGCGGGCTCGGCGGCGAACAGTCCCGGCCGTTCCTGCTCTGGCCCCGGACGCTGACGGACCCGCTCGACGCGATGGCGGCGGACGCGCCCCGGGGAGCGTCCCCGGCGGATCCCGCGGGGGTGCCCCGGACCGGTCCTGTGGGGGCGGAAGCGGTGCACCGGGTGCTGGCCCGCTGGCTGCGGGAGCTCTCCGGGCCGCAGGTGCCGCTCGGGCAGGAGGCCTTCACCGGGGCCGCGCCGCCGGACGAGCCCTTCCCGGACGCGTCCTCCCCGATCGAGCCTGCCGGTCAGCCGGTCCGCTCCGGGGGCCCGGCCGGATCCGGCGCCCCGGCCGGCGCGGTCGCACCGCTCCCCGCCGTGCCTGACCCCGACGACGCCGGGCTACCGGGCACACGTGGGTGA